From the Thermovirga lienii DSM 17291 genome, one window contains:
- a CDS encoding D-3-phosphoglycerate dehydrogenase (PFAM: D-isomer specific 2-hydroxyacid dehydrogenase, NAD binding domain; ACT domain; D-isomer specific 2-hydroxyacid dehydrogenase, catalytic domain~TIGRFAM: D-3-phosphoglycerate dehydrogenase~COGs: COG0111 Phosphoglycerate dehydrogenase and related dehydrogenase~InterPro IPR006140: IPR006139: IPR002912: IPR006236~KEGG: ddf:DEFDS_0857 D-3-phosphoglycerate dehydrogenase~PFAM: D-isomer specific 2-hydroxyacid dehydrogenase NAD-binding; D-isomer specific 2-hydroxyacid dehydrogenase catalytic region; amino acid-binding ACT domain protein~SPTR: Phosphoglycerate dehydrogenase;~TIGRFAM: D-3-phosphoglycerate dehydrogenase), with amino-acid sequence MWKILVTEKIHPSGLKELRKDPEVELLEKVDMSEEEFFHLVKDVDALVTRSGTSIDKRVLDEAKRLKVVARAGVGVDNIDLDWASRKGVVVINAPTGNTLAATEHTFALLLSICRKLPHGFNDLARGGWNRKAFMGMQLHGKTLLIIGLGRIGSQVAKRAEAFGMEVLAYDPYISARKVEELGVRRALELEGALALADVVTLHTPLTSETKGMIDERTLKAFKKGAILINCARGGLVDEQACADAIREGRLAGAAFDVFSQEPPKNDHPLFAEDIRDRVVLTPHIGANTHEAQSAVSLIIAKNLLAALKGEPYEHAVNLPFMEHKLSASGKRFLALARKMGILAASIVAGAPGSVQFSMRGIPVDDVVEARAYEYCSHCPYTIAALKGVLERHLGRGISYMEAPLLAQERGIYVEEASISDSRYRYLMELKVKSDKEEVVILATVTEDDEKQRIVGINGYRMDFEPSGSFIIFQNHDRPGVIGKIGTYLGEKGINIANFYLGRKNGSGLAFGVLQVDGEVDQQVLEDLNEAEDFVWVSSVKFEGDR; translated from the coding sequence ATGTGGAAGATCCTAGTCACTGAGAAGATTCATCCTTCAGGATTAAAGGAGCTAAGGAAAGATCCGGAAGTGGAACTGCTGGAAAAAGTGGACATGAGTGAAGAGGAGTTTTTTCACTTGGTCAAAGACGTAGATGCTCTCGTGACCAGGAGTGGTACCTCTATTGACAAAAGGGTACTAGATGAAGCCAAACGGCTCAAGGTCGTTGCCAGGGCAGGGGTTGGAGTGGATAACATTGATCTTGATTGGGCAAGTCGGAAAGGTGTAGTCGTTATAAACGCTCCCACAGGAAACACTCTTGCTGCAACTGAACACACCTTTGCTCTCCTTCTGTCTATTTGCCGCAAGTTGCCTCACGGGTTCAACGACCTGGCGAGGGGCGGTTGGAACAGAAAGGCTTTTATGGGAATGCAGCTTCATGGTAAAACCCTCCTAATAATAGGGCTTGGCAGGATAGGCAGCCAGGTAGCCAAGCGAGCAGAAGCTTTTGGAATGGAGGTTTTGGCCTATGACCCCTATATAAGCGCTCGGAAGGTGGAAGAATTAGGGGTTAGAAGGGCACTTGAGTTGGAAGGCGCATTGGCTTTGGCTGATGTGGTTACATTGCATACCCCCTTGACCTCGGAGACCAAGGGAATGATAGATGAAAGGACTCTTAAGGCCTTTAAAAAAGGAGCAATTCTCATAAACTGTGCGAGAGGGGGATTGGTGGACGAGCAGGCTTGCGCGGATGCTATAAGAGAAGGGCGCCTTGCAGGTGCGGCGTTCGACGTGTTTTCCCAGGAGCCCCCTAAAAATGATCACCCGCTTTTCGCGGAGGATATAAGGGATAGGGTAGTCCTTACCCCCCATATAGGGGCCAACACTCATGAGGCTCAATCGGCTGTTTCTCTCATAATAGCTAAGAATCTTTTGGCGGCATTGAAGGGAGAGCCTTACGAGCATGCAGTAAACCTACCCTTTATGGAGCATAAGCTCTCTGCTTCGGGCAAACGGTTCTTGGCTTTGGCACGAAAAATGGGCATCTTGGCAGCCTCAATCGTTGCAGGAGCGCCGGGGAGTGTGCAGTTTTCCATGAGGGGCATACCTGTTGATGATGTGGTTGAGGCAAGAGCTTATGAATATTGTAGCCACTGTCCTTATACTATTGCGGCCCTTAAAGGTGTTCTAGAGAGGCATTTGGGGCGAGGTATAAGCTACATGGAGGCTCCGCTCCTTGCACAGGAGAGGGGCATATACGTAGAGGAGGCGAGCATCTCCGATTCACGTTATCGCTACCTGATGGAATTGAAGGTAAAAAGCGACAAAGAGGAAGTTGTGATATTGGCGACTGTCACAGAAGATGATGAGAAGCAGCGCATAGTAGGCATAAACGGCTACAGGATGGACTTTGAGCCCAGCGGGAGTTTCATTATATTTCAGAACCATGATAGGCCAGGAGTTATAGGTAAGATAGGGACCTACCTTGGAGAGAAGGGCATAAATATAGCCAATTTTTACTTGGGAAGAAAAAATGGAAGCGGCTTGGCCTTTGGGGTTTTGCAGGTCGATGGAGAGGTAGATCAGCAGGTTTTGGAGGATCTTAATGAAGCTGAAGATTTTGTGTGGGTAAGTAGCGTTAAATTTGAGGGGGATAGATGA
- a CDS encoding Phosphoglycerate mutase (PFAM: Phosphoglycerate mutase family~TIGRFAM: alpha-ribazole phosphatase~COGs: COG0406 Fructose-2 6-bisphosphatase~InterPro IPR013078~KEGG: tai:Taci_0911 phosphoglycerate mutase~PFAM: Phosphoglycerate mutase~SPTR: Phosphoglycerate mutase) translates to MRFFLIRHGRTNWNSEGRYQGVIDVPLDEVGKKQAELLAKSLKCVTIDKVWSSPLSRAKETAWYISQEHGCPLEVHEGLTEISHGEWEGKYAHEVKALWPELYDLWYKEPQKVKMPSGETLEEVANRAKGALEFILGEGKDPVAVVTHDAVIKVLLCHFLELPLAKFWSFHVANCSVTMIERKGKEFCIYLLGERPWASNRYDWEKQAGL, encoded by the coding sequence ATGCGTTTTTTTCTCATACGCCATGGACGCACTAATTGGAATTCGGAGGGAAGGTATCAGGGCGTAATAGACGTACCTCTAGATGAAGTGGGGAAGAAACAAGCTGAATTGTTAGCCAAGTCCTTGAAGTGTGTAACCATTGACAAGGTTTGGAGTAGTCCCTTAAGCAGGGCCAAAGAGACTGCTTGGTATATATCCCAAGAGCATGGCTGTCCCCTTGAAGTCCATGAGGGACTTACCGAGATCTCCCATGGAGAATGGGAGGGCAAATATGCTCATGAGGTAAAGGCTCTCTGGCCTGAGCTCTATGATCTTTGGTATAAGGAACCCCAAAAGGTTAAAATGCCTTCTGGAGAGACTTTGGAGGAGGTTGCGAATAGGGCAAAAGGTGCGTTGGAGTTTATCCTAGGCGAGGGAAAAGACCCAGTGGCTGTTGTAACCCATGACGCAGTGATAAAAGTGCTTTTGTGCCATTTTTTGGAGTTGCCTTTGGCCAAGTTTTGGAGTTTTCATGTGGCCAATTGTTCCGTTACCATGATTGAGAGAAAGGGAAAAGAATTTTGCATTTACCTTTTGGGAGAAAGGCCTTGGGCTTCCAATAGGTACGATTGGGAAAAACAGGCTGGGCTCTAA